The segment TTTTTACCTGGTTATAACAATTATGAGCAAAATAGTCTTCGCTACTTAAGATGTAATAGCAATCATAACTACGTTTCATAGTCGCgtcaacaaattaaaatagtattagtaactacacggaaagaaaattatggcagcggttcccataattttgtgaaattttttcctataccatcataggaattacgaccataaattatgggagcggttcctataattataggaatgtttcccataattataggaatagttcctatcattatgggaatgatacccataatactataggaatgattcctataattataggaatggttcctataatttatagaaatactttctataatattatgggaatagttcctataatttataggaaccattcccataaattataggaataatataatgggaatggttcctttaatagtatgggaactattcccataaaattatgggaactattcccataatattatgggaatgattcccataatgcaattggaatggttcctataccattatgggaatcattcccataatatgggaatggttcccataacactataggaatgattcctataattacaggaatggttcctataatttataggaaacattcctataattataggaatggttcctataatttatagaaatactttctataatattatgggagtCATTCCTacaatttatgggaatggttcctataatattatgggagtCATTCcgataatttatgggaatggttcctataattataggaatggttcctataattataggaatggttcctataatttataggaatactttctataatattatgggagtCATTCCTacaatttatgggaatggttcctataatattatgggagtCATTCcgataatttatgggaatggttcctataattataggaatggttcctataatttatagaaatactttctataatattatgggagtCATTCCTacaatttatgggaatggttcctataatattatgggagtCATTCcgataatttatgggaatggttcctataattataggaatggttcctataattataggaatggttcctataatttataggaatactttctataatattatgggagtCATTCcgataatttatgggaatggttcctatactttataggaaccattcccataaattataggaaccattcccataatattatgggaatggttcccatattatcatgaaaaaattattttaaagaagtgtggtaatcgcTTCtgcaatacacagaaatattattaaacataaaaacaaaaattcaaacattgaaaaaaaaaatcgtatttggcaaaaaaacattaaaatttttaacaagaattttttgtcagcacaaaacattcaagaaaattcaaattttgggaaatttctacactattgtgcaaaaaaaaaaattttatgatattatagggatggttcccataacattatgggaatagttcccataatattataggaatagttcctataccaatatatcttctcccaacaaatttttctctcaagtctcttacattaaaaatcaaagacaataaaaaaaaaaaaattgacaaaatgtGGTTACCACCAATCGTCAGCATTTTTTCCGAAACGAATTTCTATTGTATCATCTGaagacctttttttttttttttttaactaaagttataaacaaatggcttttttcaaagtccggtTTGGTTTGAAAAAGGTCGATACCACCGATCGatagcattttttctgaatcCAATTTCAATCGTATCGtccagacttttttttttgttgactaattataaacaatcgaggttcttgagctcgaaaacagcgggaagttttagggctggcccgcagggtcaactgattgaccgatttttttttaatgccctagcggatccgaattacggtaaatacagtgatttaccgtaatttacggtgcctaggagaattaccgtaaattacggtaatctacggtaaattacgctaatctacggcaaattacgctaatctacggcaaattacgctaatctacggcaaattacggtgaattgccgtaatttacggtaattctgctaggcgcCGTAAAATTatggcaatttaccgtaaattgccgtaatttacggtaaattaccgcaatttacggtaaattaccgtaaatcactgtatttaccgtaattcggatccgctagggtgatcatcatattaattaagtgTTTCATTCTCATTACAGTACGATTCTATGGGGTCTTCAGCTTCGGCTTCTATGGCCGCTGCAGCTGGTTCCagcagtgtaaaaaaaaatattcttaagaTTATCATtctctaaaaaatattttttttattaaatattcaattattattacaggGAGGGTCCCAATACGATTCTAATAGCGTAAGTTgatcaaaataatcaaataaatgcTGCTTATAATGAAATCCATTCCCCCTCAACGATAGAGTTACAAGGAAATAGTTGATAGTCAAGGATTGCTGTCGTTCCCTAGTGGATCCAAATTACCGTAACTTACCGCAAATTACGGTGTTCTCCCGCAAATTGCGGTAacgccgtaaattacggtaaaatgaCGCATCAAACGGTAATTTGCGGCAAAAATGTATTTTGACGGTAATCCTTCTGAATACCGTAAATTGAGGTAGAAAAACCgcaattttacggtaaaataccgcacTTTTGCCGCCAATTTTACGATGAATTGCCgcaattttaccgtaatttgccgcTGATTGCGGTAATTTACCATAATCTGCGGGAATTCTCCCGGATAGCGTAAATTACGGTCATTTACGGTAAAGTAcggagataaaaatttttcgttgcaAGCGGATGTCGGTCTGACACCACAAATCGTAAAGTATAAAGTTGCTGTCAGTCGGTTAAATTGACGGCAGACAGGGAGGAAATTTCGCTTGACAATTTTTGCTAACAATCTGATGTCAACTTTCGGCAGCAGATTGATATTAAACTGGTCCGCATTTTCATGTCAATTTGCTCCTGAGTTACGATTgggataatattaaaaaaattatttctcttaGTGATTAATGTTCCATTACTATTATAGGATTCCCCTCGAGAGTCTACTGATTCCGtaagtcaataaaaataacttatcaGTCATTATCCTTGATAGCCATTTCGTCTGTAAATTGACGTAgagcttttatttaaaaatggcaACATTTGTGCCATCATGCAGGTGCAAATTAATGCAAACTTGTTGGGGAAGTTTATATGACGGCATCTTGAACTCAACTGCAGTGACAATGTGTAAAATCGTCGTCAAAATTGATCGCGTGACTGTTCGACTTTAATTTTATGACCGGAAaatctggctatcagggatttcctctaaatacattttaaattatctaagagaatttttcgttattttgaCAGGCTCCTGCTGCATTTCCTGCTACATCTTCCGTAAGTATAAAATGTTTtgatagatattttttaataacaatttaaagtCAACTTTCGACAACAGATTGACACCAAATTGGTCCGCATTTTCTTGTCAGTTTGCTACTAAGTTGTTATTgggataatatttaaaaaagttttcatccCTGGCAGACGTATACGGATTTTTACGTGCAGACGAAACTCAATCGGTTAATGATGCGCTTACGCGCTAGTGTCTAGTGGGCTGTGATGAGCTgtatacccgggaaaaaatgatcagacctgatcagacatgaacaggcatgagtcttcaggcctgatcagacatgaaaaatgaccatgcctgaccaggcatgttcaggtctgatcaggtatgttcatgtctgttcatgcccatccgggtaaaaaaattatatataaaaaatggccctatataattatatataattatgtataactatattcaattatacatgtatataattattgctataaaaataaaaaaaataaaaaattcgggcgtgtgcaggatttgaaccgtggaccttgcgctcgaaagtgtaactcgctactcactgacctaagagatttagttgaaaagtaagtttcgtatgaacttcaactaataaaaatcttatacgtgatagattcttggtcaacaaaattttagatctatgagcagacatgaacagccatgaacagacatgaacatatatgaccaggcatgaacaggcatggacaggtatgatcaggcatgagcgtatttaacgcttcagacatgaccaggtatgaacaggcatgatcagacctgactgtatttaacgcttcagacatgaacaggcatgaacaggcatgaacatatatgaccaggcatggacaggtatgatcaggcctgagtgtattcaatgcttcagacatgaacagacatgaacaggcatggacaggtatgatcaggcctgatcatgtctaatttcaggcctgatcatacatgaacaggcatgttcaggtctgatcattttttcccgggtatagTCGAAGAGGAAGTTGCGCATGCGTGGACCAATGTTCATACAGTTGAGTAGCTCTGTTGTCAGCTGTAATTTCAAGAAGTTTGCCGGGCGCATGTTATGCAGAAGAGATATTACAAAATCAAAAGCAAATTCTGACGGTATTTCTTGGTTGGTTAATAAGAaataaagttttgaaaaatagaTTTGGATAATGATTATTCTGATAGCGAAAACTGCAACATTCCAATTaatcaaaagttattattttatttctaatcaTTAAATAGAATTACGATAGGTAACTTTGTTAAAGAATTTACTTgtcattaatatattaatgattaatatatgTTGACGTTAGaatttattcttataaaaagtaagacccatacgaaaaaaatatatatccgggcaaatctggaaTATGTTACATATGTGCAACATATGTGTAATACATAttccagatttgcccggatatatatttttttcgtatgaggATTTCTTATTAAGTGATTAGACAGCTAAAAAGtctagttaaaaatattatttaagaaaaaaaagttgtttcctactgaaatttaaatatgttattgtttcttattacttaattaaataataagaaacaATAAGATGAAACAAGAATAataagtcataaaaaaaaatgttaaatctgTGTATTTTTGCGACGTATGCTACTTATTTACCGATCGAGTGACCCCTGCACCTAAAAACCCACATACGTCCACCATAGGATGAAAAATCTTTTAAGCACCATGGGCAAACCTCGCTTGCCAATACGGTCTCAGTGATTAAATTCCGCAGCAGAGATATAAGGCCTCGGCCCTAACAGGCCTCAGCTTCATACTATTCCTGCTGCAAACATTACTCACCTCTACCGTAATGGCGCGAGGTTCGCCCAAGGtatataaataactaatttctCATAGTGATTAATATTCCATTACTATTATAGGATTCCCCTCGAATGTCTACTGATTTCGtaagtcaataaaaatatcttagcATCCATTATCCTTGATAGCCATTCCGCCCGTAAATTGACGAAGGGCGTTTATCTAAAAAATGAAGCCAGAATTTGTGCCATCATGTAGGTACAAATTAATGCAAATTTGTTGAGAAAGTTGATACGAAGGCATCTTGAACTCAACTGCAGTGACAAAGTGTAAAGTTTTCGTCAAATTTATTGTAACTAACTGACATCAATTTTCTGAGCTTAAAAACTGGCTATGAGGGATTTTCTTAAAatacatttgaaattattcaagagtatatctttatatttttacaggcTTCTTCTGAATCTTCTGATCCATCGTAtgtaagtataaaatattttgatagatattttttaataacaatttgaAGTCAACTTTTGACAACAGATTGACACCAAATTGGTCCGCATTTCCTTGTCAGTTTGCTAATAAGTTGTTATTgggatattatttaaaaaagttgtcaTCCCCGGCGGACGTGTGCGGATTTTGACGTGCAGACGAAACTCAATCGGTAAATGATGCGCTCACGCGCTAGTGTCTAGTGGGATGTAATGAGCTCTAGATAGTCAAGGAAGAAGTTGCGCATGCGTAAACCGACCTTCATACAGTTAAGTAGCTCTGTTATTAGCTGTAATTTCGAGAAGTTTGCCGGGCGCATGTTATGCagaaaagataataaaaaatcaaaagcaAATTCTGACGGTATTTCTTGGTTGTTtaataagaattaaatttttgaaaaatagatTTGGATAATGATTGTTTTGATATCGAAAACTGTAAcatttcaaataatcaaaaattattattttatttctaatcaTAAAATAGAATTACGATAGGCAATTTCGTTAAAGAATTTACTTGTGATTTATATTCTAATGATTAATATATGCTGACatcagaattcatttttataaaaagtaagactcatactgaaaaaatatgggtcattccatgtcaaatcgacaaattttttacctgaCCCCCTTTAATTccgctgaaaattttctatctttttctaccccccgaaagttatttttcagaattttttcaaattttttttcccgactcaaaaaaaagttatgaatttttgaaaaaaaccgctcttttatttttaaattgccagaactttttcaaaaattgaccgtttgggaacttttttttttcaaaatttttgtttttaaatgtagttttcgaaaaaaaatatgaaaaaattttcagaatcccagatatatgaaatattttagtttttttgaaaaaaccgtaattttctcaaagtccgaccgttttttttttttttttttctttgctctAAAAATACTTCAACTAATTCTGCAATGATCCCCGTTAATTAAAAGATGTGACGACAAtcgcttttaattttttttcttgattataaaaaaatttttgttgaattttttgctGATTCTATATaactttgttattaaattttttttatttcctcgtGAAAcctcaaaagttgaaaaataaaattttattggagaaTTCCAAGTGATTATCgtcgaaaaaattgttattttttaaaaaaaaataatttttttctctcattgacgttatttttttactcttttggacgtttttttttggtactGAAATATGACAACTTCAAAAAACCATTGGAAGATTGTATGGTGCAAGTTAAGATGTGTTAAAAagtcctttttttttacttttttgaaaaaaataacaatatctTGGACGATAATTACTTGAAAttctccaataaaattttatttttcaacttttgaggTTTCacgaggaaataaaaaaaatttaataagaaagTTATATAGAATCAGctaaaattcaacaaaaatttttttataatcaaaaaaaaaaaattaaaagcgaTTGTCGTCACATCTTTTAATTAACGGGGATCATTGCAGAATTAGTTGAAGTATTTTTagagcaaagaaaaaaaaaaaaaaaaacggtcggactttgagaaaattacggttttttcaaaaaaactaaaatatttcatatatctgggattctgaaaattttttcatattttttttcgaaaactacatttaaaaacaaaaattttgaaaaaaaaaagtttccaaacggtcaatttttgaaaaagttctggcaatttaaaaataaaagagcggtttttttcaaaaattcataactttttttgagtcgggaaaaaaaatttgaaaaaattctgaaaactAACTTTCGGGGGGTAGAaaaagatagaaaattttcagcgaaatcaAAGGGGGtcaggtaaaaaatttgtcgatttgacatggaatgacccatatatatccggatataacCGGGCAAATCTGGAATATGTTACATATATGCAACATATACGTAACAAATTCCAGATTGGCccggatatatatatttttcgtatggggATTTCTTATTAAGTGATtagaaaactaaaaagtctagttcgaaatattatttaagaaaaacaaGTTGTTTCCTACTAAAGTTGAAATATGTTATAGTTAGAGTTTAAATATGTCATTGTTTCTTATTCCTTAATTAAGTGATAAGGAACAATAAGATGAAACAAGAACAataagtcataaaaaaatgttaaatctgTGTACTTTTGCAACGTATGCTAGTTATTTACCGATCAAGTGACCCCTGCACCTAAAAACCCACATACGTTCACCAtaggatgaaaaattttttaagtaccATGGGCAAACCTCGCCTGCCAATATGGTCTCAGTGATTAAATTTCGCAGCAGAGATATGAAGCCCTAACGGGCCTCGGCTTTATACTATTCCTGCTGCAAATATTACTCACCTCGACCGTAATGGCGCGAGGTTCGCCCAAGGtatataaataactaatttctCATAGTGATTAATGTTCCATTACTATTATAGGATTCCCCTCGAGAGTCTACTGATTCCGtaagtcaataaaaataacttatcaGTCATTATCCTTGATAGCCATTTCGTCTGTAAATTGACGTAGGGCTTTTAGCTACAAAATGACGCCAGAATTTGTGCCATCATGCAGGTGCAAATCAGTGGTAACTTTTTGGGAAAGTTGATATGACGGCATCTTGAAGTCAACAGTGACTAAGTGTAAAGTTGTCGTCAAATCGATTGTAACTAACTGACATAAATTTTCCGAGCCTAAaatctggctatcagggatttccttgaaatatattttaaattatctacgagaatttttcgttattttgaCAGGCTCCTGCTGCACTTCCTGCTACATCTTCCGTAAGTATAAAATGTGTtgagagatattttttaataacaatttgaAGTCAACTTTCGACAACAGATTGACATGAAATTGGGCTGCATTTTCTTGTCAGTTTGCTATTAAGTTGTTATTGGGATCATATTTCTCTTAGTGATTAATGTCCCATTACTATTATAGGATTCCCCTAGAGTCTACTGATTTCGTaagtcaataaaattatcttagCATCCATTATCCTTGATAGCCAATTTTGTCCGTAAATTGACGTAGGGTTCTTAGCTAAAAAATGACGCCAGCATTGGAGCCATCATGCAGCTGCAAATTAATGCCAAGTTGTTGGGACAGTTGATATGACGGTATCTTGAACTCAACTGCAGTGACAAAGTGtaaaattgtcgtcaaaattGATAGAAACCGTTAAACTTCAATTTCGTGACCGGAAaatctggctatcagggattTACTTATAATAAATCTTGAAGTATCTAACAGTATTTATGTTCATTATTTTCACAGAGTCCTCCAGAATCTTCAATGCCAAATGTAAGTACAGAATATTTGTTCAAagaatatatttcatttttagatatttttattttttcgaaaatgttttaatttttttaatcttatatTATTACTACAGGAGGAACCTCCATCTCTAGTTGACCGCAAGTAATCCAAAAAGGCGAAAttatatgatagaaaaattgcGCACGCTGTTGTTGGAATTATaccgaaattatttttttcttttgtttgaagaatacttcaaaaatattattatcaaataaagATTCTAAGAATTCACGTAAATTatgcattaattatttttggccAATAGCAGGACAGGTGCTGAGAAACGCCGGTGTCGATGATCCCCAACGTAATATtggtttttaatgataatcaaCTACGTATGTAGTAGTGATAGCTTCTAcaaggaaagaaaattatggcagcggttcccataattttgtgaaattttttcctataccatcataggaattacgaccataaattatgggagcggttcctataattatagg is part of the Microplitis mediator isolate UGA2020A chromosome 11, iyMicMedi2.1, whole genome shotgun sequence genome and harbors:
- the LOC130677596 gene encoding uncharacterized protein LOC130677596 isoform X1, producing MSGLKTTILWGLQLRLLWPLQLVPAVEGPNTILIAIPLESLLIPLLLHFLLHLPIPLECLLISLLLNLLIHRMIPLESLLIPLLLHFLLHLPIPLESTDFSPPESSMPNEEPPSLVDRK
- the LOC130677596 gene encoding uncharacterized protein LOC130677596 isoform X2, with the translated sequence MSGLKTTILWGLQLRLLWPLQLVPAVEGPNTILIALLLHFLLHLPIPLECLLISLLLNLLIHRMIPLESLLIPLLLHFLLHLPIPLESTDFSPPESSMPNEEPPSLVDRK
- the LOC130677596 gene encoding uncharacterized protein LOC130677596 isoform X3, with amino-acid sequence MSGLKTTILWGLQLRLLWPLQLVPAVEGPNTILIAIPLESLLIPLLLHFLLHLPIPLESLLIPLLLHFLLHLPIPLESTDFSPPESSMPNEEPPSLVDRK